One Stigmatopora nigra isolate UIUO_SnigA chromosome 1, RoL_Snig_1.1, whole genome shotgun sequence DNA segment encodes these proteins:
- the LOC144199011 gene encoding membrane cofactor protein-like isoform X1: MLFTSLRHGSLNLLIGVLPLPDSAMDVASLFLLLFYLDVFTVAQAQDCSAPAVGSNMHLKEILKDTFADGSIATLTCDVGYSSVGGSESINCKAGAWSQVTLECERINCGTAGNVPNGRYDYSEGTQFGDKVYINCNPGYILVGASDRICLASMKWSNHPASCQVVSCEPPEALDKGYFSPITDIYHYDNVIKYTCMDDYVLNGSSTAVCSADETFKPNPPVCIKVRCEDLEIPNAEIVSGGGPPYAHKASLTFQCLPGYKMVGSASPTCDINSHWSPNPPSCKRIDTTSTTTNRSDVTDTPTGNGSHHWGKSVGIAVGVIIGIVIICVGCYYFGGLEFITKKNKKGDISHPAGTTLLEMGAEL, translated from the exons ATAGGAGTACTTCCTTTACCTGATTCAGCCATGGACGTTGCTTCCTTGTTTCTGCTACTATTCTATCTTGACGTTTTCACGGTTGCTCAAG CTCAAGATTGTTCCGCACCTGCCGTCGGTAGCAACATGCACTTGAAGGAAATACTTAAAGATACATTTGCAGATGGAAGCATAGCTACCCTTACATGTGATGTGGGTTACTCCAGTGTAGGTGGGTCTGAATCCATCAATTGTAAAGCTGGTGCCTGGAGTCAAGTGACACTGGAATGCGAGC GTATCAACTGTGGCACTGCAGGTAATGTTCCAAATGGAAGATATGATTATTCAGAAGGCACTCAATTTGGTGACAAAGTATACATCAACTGTAATCCTGG TTACATCTTAGTTGGTGCCAGTGATCGCATTTGCTTAGCCAGTATGAAATGGAGTAATCACCCAGCATCATGTCAAG tggtgAGCTGTGAACCTCCAGAGGCCTTGGATAAAGGCTATTTTAGCCCTATAACGGACATATATCACTATGATAACGTTATAAAGTACACGTGTATGGATGATTATGTCCTCAATGGCTCAAGTACAGCAGTATGCTCTGCTGATGAAACATTCAAACCCAACCCTCCTGTTTGTATCA AGGTCAGATGTGAGGATCTTGAAATTCCAAATGCTGAGATTGTTTCAGGCGGAGGTCCACCTTACGCACACAAGGCATCCTTGACATTTCAATGCTTGCCTGGGTACAAAATGGTTGGGTCTGCTTCCCCGACATGTGACATAAACAGCCATTGGTCACCAAACCCTCCGTCTTGTAAGC GAATAGacactacaagtactacaactaaCAGATCTGACGTCACAGACACACCAACAG GAAATGGGAGCCATCATTGGGGGAAGTCAGTGGGTATTGCCGTTGGAG TCATCATTGGAATAGTTATCATTTGTGTTGGATGCTATTACTTTGGAGGCCTTGAATTCATcaccaaaaagaacaaaaaagg tGATATCAGTCATCCTGCTGGCACAACTTTGCTAGAAATGGGGGCAGAACTCTGA
- the LOC144199011 gene encoding membrane cofactor protein-like isoform X2 gives MDVASLFLLLFYLDVFTVAQAQDCSAPAVGSNMHLKEILKDTFADGSIATLTCDVGYSSVGGSESINCKAGAWSQVTLECERINCGTAGNVPNGRYDYSEGTQFGDKVYINCNPGYILVGASDRICLASMKWSNHPASCQVVSCEPPEALDKGYFSPITDIYHYDNVIKYTCMDDYVLNGSSTAVCSADETFKPNPPVCIKVRCEDLEIPNAEIVSGGGPPYAHKASLTFQCLPGYKMVGSASPTCDINSHWSPNPPSCKRIDTTSTTTNRSDVTDTPTGNGSHHWGKSVGIAVGVIIGIVIICVGCYYFGGLEFITKKNKKGDISHPAGTTLLEMGAEL, from the exons ATGGACGTTGCTTCCTTGTTTCTGCTACTATTCTATCTTGACGTTTTCACGGTTGCTCAAG CTCAAGATTGTTCCGCACCTGCCGTCGGTAGCAACATGCACTTGAAGGAAATACTTAAAGATACATTTGCAGATGGAAGCATAGCTACCCTTACATGTGATGTGGGTTACTCCAGTGTAGGTGGGTCTGAATCCATCAATTGTAAAGCTGGTGCCTGGAGTCAAGTGACACTGGAATGCGAGC GTATCAACTGTGGCACTGCAGGTAATGTTCCAAATGGAAGATATGATTATTCAGAAGGCACTCAATTTGGTGACAAAGTATACATCAACTGTAATCCTGG TTACATCTTAGTTGGTGCCAGTGATCGCATTTGCTTAGCCAGTATGAAATGGAGTAATCACCCAGCATCATGTCAAG tggtgAGCTGTGAACCTCCAGAGGCCTTGGATAAAGGCTATTTTAGCCCTATAACGGACATATATCACTATGATAACGTTATAAAGTACACGTGTATGGATGATTATGTCCTCAATGGCTCAAGTACAGCAGTATGCTCTGCTGATGAAACATTCAAACCCAACCCTCCTGTTTGTATCA AGGTCAGATGTGAGGATCTTGAAATTCCAAATGCTGAGATTGTTTCAGGCGGAGGTCCACCTTACGCACACAAGGCATCCTTGACATTTCAATGCTTGCCTGGGTACAAAATGGTTGGGTCTGCTTCCCCGACATGTGACATAAACAGCCATTGGTCACCAAACCCTCCGTCTTGTAAGC GAATAGacactacaagtactacaactaaCAGATCTGACGTCACAGACACACCAACAG GAAATGGGAGCCATCATTGGGGGAAGTCAGTGGGTATTGCCGTTGGAG TCATCATTGGAATAGTTATCATTTGTGTTGGATGCTATTACTTTGGAGGCCTTGAATTCATcaccaaaaagaacaaaaaagg tGATATCAGTCATCCTGCTGGCACAACTTTGCTAGAAATGGGGGCAGAACTCTGA
- the LOC144199011 gene encoding membrane cofactor protein-like isoform X3, with protein sequence MLFTSLRHGSLNLLIGVLPLPDSAMDVASLFLLLFYLDVFTVAQAQDCSAPAVGSNMHLKEILKDTFADGSIATLTCDVGYSSVGGSESINCKAGAWSQVTLECERINCGTAGNVPNGRYDYSEGTQFGDKVYINCNPGYILVGASDRICLASMKWSNHPASCQVVSCEPPEALDKGYFSPITDIYHYDNVIKYTCMDDYVLNGSSTAVCSADETFKPNPPVCIKVRCEDLEIPNAEIVSGGGPPYAHKASLTFQCLPGYKMVGSASPTCDINSHWSPNPPSCKRIDTTSTTTNRSDVTDTPTGNGSHHWGKSVGIAVGVISVILLAQLC encoded by the exons ATAGGAGTACTTCCTTTACCTGATTCAGCCATGGACGTTGCTTCCTTGTTTCTGCTACTATTCTATCTTGACGTTTTCACGGTTGCTCAAG CTCAAGATTGTTCCGCACCTGCCGTCGGTAGCAACATGCACTTGAAGGAAATACTTAAAGATACATTTGCAGATGGAAGCATAGCTACCCTTACATGTGATGTGGGTTACTCCAGTGTAGGTGGGTCTGAATCCATCAATTGTAAAGCTGGTGCCTGGAGTCAAGTGACACTGGAATGCGAGC GTATCAACTGTGGCACTGCAGGTAATGTTCCAAATGGAAGATATGATTATTCAGAAGGCACTCAATTTGGTGACAAAGTATACATCAACTGTAATCCTGG TTACATCTTAGTTGGTGCCAGTGATCGCATTTGCTTAGCCAGTATGAAATGGAGTAATCACCCAGCATCATGTCAAG tggtgAGCTGTGAACCTCCAGAGGCCTTGGATAAAGGCTATTTTAGCCCTATAACGGACATATATCACTATGATAACGTTATAAAGTACACGTGTATGGATGATTATGTCCTCAATGGCTCAAGTACAGCAGTATGCTCTGCTGATGAAACATTCAAACCCAACCCTCCTGTTTGTATCA AGGTCAGATGTGAGGATCTTGAAATTCCAAATGCTGAGATTGTTTCAGGCGGAGGTCCACCTTACGCACACAAGGCATCCTTGACATTTCAATGCTTGCCTGGGTACAAAATGGTTGGGTCTGCTTCCCCGACATGTGACATAAACAGCCATTGGTCACCAAACCCTCCGTCTTGTAAGC GAATAGacactacaagtactacaactaaCAGATCTGACGTCACAGACACACCAACAG GAAATGGGAGCCATCATTGGGGGAAGTCAGTGGGTATTGCCGTTGGAG tGATATCAGTCATCCTGCTGGCACAACTTTGCTAG